A window of the Arenibacter algicola genome harbors these coding sequences:
- a CDS encoding Glu/Leu/Phe/Val family dehydrogenase, which produces MITKSKTASKQGMLENVMRQFNHAADIINLNSNIRKILSITNNELLIHFPVKMDNGDVEVFTGYRVQHNNALGPYKGGLRYHPTVDIDAAKALAMWMTWKTSLAGLPYGGAKGGIQIDPSKYSTAELERITRRFTYALGDNIGPEHDIPAPDVNTNSQTMAWIVDTYMSTKSPAERSKNQHVVTGKPLGSGGSEGRDRATGYGVFLNIKYWAEKKKVDLKNKRFIVQGFGNVGYWTAYFLENEGAKLVGVQDAYGSITNSDGIEVSKLYQYMQGNKGSIVGYDNAQVVEKDHFFELDCDICIPAALGNQITAENATKIKAFLIAEGANGPTDVEGEEILLKNGVGIIPDILCNSGGVIGSYFEWLQNRNGELWQLEEVLAKLEKKMKEVFEKVYETAENRDGDMRTAAYVIAIERIEKAYVQRGIFP; this is translated from the coding sequence ATGATTACAAAGTCAAAAACAGCATCGAAACAGGGCATGTTGGAGAACGTGATGCGTCAATTCAATCATGCTGCCGATATTATTAACCTAAATAGTAATATTAGAAAAATACTTAGCATCACCAATAATGAATTGCTGATACATTTCCCAGTTAAAATGGATAATGGGGATGTTGAAGTTTTTACCGGATATCGGGTACAGCACAATAACGCTTTGGGACCTTATAAAGGTGGACTTCGTTATCACCCAACCGTAGATATTGATGCGGCAAAAGCCCTTGCAATGTGGATGACCTGGAAAACTTCTTTGGCAGGTCTGCCCTATGGTGGAGCAAAGGGAGGAATACAAATTGATCCCTCCAAATATTCTACTGCCGAATTGGAAAGGATTACCAGAAGGTTTACATATGCATTAGGTGATAACATTGGTCCCGAGCACGATATACCTGCCCCGGACGTAAATACAAATTCACAAACCATGGCCTGGATTGTGGATACGTATATGTCTACAAAATCTCCGGCCGAAAGGTCTAAAAATCAGCATGTGGTAACCGGAAAACCCTTGGGTTCCGGTGGTTCTGAAGGCAGGGATAGGGCTACAGGCTATGGCGTTTTTCTGAACATAAAATATTGGGCCGAAAAGAAAAAGGTCGACCTCAAGAATAAGAGGTTTATTGTACAGGGATTTGGGAATGTGGGTTATTGGACTGCCTATTTTTTGGAAAACGAAGGTGCTAAATTGGTAGGAGTGCAGGATGCTTATGGTAGTATTACGAACAGCGATGGTATTGAAGTATCCAAGTTGTACCAGTATATGCAAGGTAACAAAGGCAGTATTGTAGGCTATGACAACGCCCAAGTTGTAGAAAAGGACCATTTTTTTGAATTGGACTGCGATATATGTATTCCTGCGGCCTTAGGAAATCAAATTACAGCTGAGAACGCAACTAAGATCAAGGCATTTTTAATAGCGGAAGGGGCAAACGGACCTACCGATGTGGAAGGTGAGGAGATATTGTTGAAAAATGGAGTGGGTATTATACCGGACATCCTATGTAATTCCGGAGGTGTAATTGGCAGTTATTTTGAGTGGCTCCAGAATAGAAACGGAGAATTATGGCAATTGGAGGAAGTATTGGCGAAGCTGGAAAAGAAAATGAAGGAAGTCTTTGAAAAGGTTTATGAAACGGCCGAAAATAGGGATGGGGATATGAGGACTGCGGCCTATGTCATAGCTATTGAGAGAATAGAAAAGGCCTATGTTCAAAGAGGGATATTTCCATAA
- a CDS encoding sigma-54-dependent transcriptional regulator: MGFNKENVLIVDDDVNILELIHRHLQSFNYHTYKAVSVKEALVILKDSKIDLLITDLKMPDVDGLQLVKYVSEHYPKLPKLVVTGYPSVDDAMSVLKSGALDYLVKPFTKEELKQAVLKSFKGNSPSKAGSNGHSASKNNNVDAYGELIGRSEAIKKVTDIIDRVKDNKATVLINGESGTGKELVARSVHYMGKFSRAPFVAVNCGAIPESLLEAELFGYAKGAFTGANENRNGFFQAADKGTLFLDEIGNASLSVQSKLLRALQEKEVVKVGSQKIEKIDIRVIAATNSNLYSQVQKKLFREDLYYRLTVVEINVPSLRERKEDIPLLVNKFLLKYGVEYKDRLVTIAPEALELLFRYPWPGNIRELENVIQRAVIMCDKRIEIDNLPDNLKYKIDFPEDNLLPLKEVEKKYILKVLEATDNNKSKAAEILQIDRKTLRQKIQ; the protein is encoded by the coding sequence ATGGGTTTTAATAAAGAGAATGTATTGATCGTAGATGATGATGTAAATATATTGGAATTGATCCATAGACACCTTCAATCTTTTAATTACCATACCTATAAGGCTGTTTCTGTTAAAGAGGCCTTGGTGATATTAAAAGATTCCAAAATAGACCTTTTGATTACAGACCTTAAAATGCCGGATGTTGATGGGCTGCAGCTGGTTAAATACGTTTCCGAACATTATCCCAAGTTACCAAAATTAGTGGTTACCGGTTATCCGTCGGTAGATGACGCAATGAGTGTTCTAAAATCAGGGGCCTTGGATTATTTGGTCAAACCTTTTACCAAAGAGGAATTAAAGCAGGCGGTATTAAAATCGTTCAAGGGCAATTCCCCTAGCAAGGCAGGGTCAAACGGTCATTCAGCCTCTAAAAATAATAATGTTGATGCTTATGGGGAACTTATTGGTAGATCCGAGGCCATAAAAAAAGTGACCGATATTATCGATAGGGTGAAAGACAACAAGGCAACGGTCCTGATTAATGGGGAAAGTGGCACCGGGAAGGAATTGGTTGCCCGTTCTGTACATTATATGGGAAAATTCTCCAGGGCGCCGTTTGTTGCGGTAAACTGTGGGGCCATTCCTGAAAGTCTATTGGAAGCCGAGCTTTTTGGTTATGCCAAGGGGGCTTTTACGGGGGCCAATGAAAATCGCAATGGTTTTTTTCAGGCAGCGGACAAGGGTACCTTATTTTTGGATGAAATAGGCAATGCATCCCTGTCCGTTCAATCCAAATTGTTACGGGCCTTGCAGGAAAAAGAAGTGGTGAAGGTAGGGTCTCAAAAAATAGAAAAAATAGACATCCGGGTTATTGCGGCCACCAATAGCAATTTATATTCCCAAGTACAAAAAAAATTGTTTAGGGAAGACCTTTATTATAGGTTGACCGTTGTGGAAATAAATGTGCCTTCCCTCCGGGAGCGCAAAGAAGATATTCCCTTGTTGGTGAACAAGTTTCTTTTAAAATACGGAGTGGAGTATAAGGATAGATTGGTAACTATTGCACCCGAGGCTTTGGAGCTTTTATTTCGGTATCCATGGCCTGGGAATATTAGGGAATTGGAAAACGTAATTCAAAGGGCTGTAATAATGTGCGATAAGAGAATCGAAATCGACAATTTGCCAGACAATTTGAAATATAAGATAGATTTTCCCGAAGACAACCTATTGCCATTAAAAGAAGTTGAAAAAAAATATATCTTAAAAGTGTTGGAGGCCACCGACAATAATAAATCCAAAGCAGCAGAAATTCTTCAGATAGATCGCAAAACACTGCGTCAAAAAATCCAATAA
- a CDS encoding GreA/GreB family elongation factor translates to MKYGNLVLEEKEFVLLKRLVNVSGFYTDNTYKSSIEKLTEELKSAVVYNEGEMPKDVIRFNSIVTIQAVNGWSKQFQLVIPSQGDFKNSKISILTPMGAAVIGYAKGDDIVWEFRNGEQTLKVADVKQEHNTINSDILL, encoded by the coding sequence ATGAAGTACGGAAATTTAGTGTTGGAGGAGAAGGAATTTGTCCTTTTAAAACGCTTGGTAAATGTATCCGGGTTTTACACGGATAATACTTATAAGAGTTCCATTGAAAAGTTGACTGAAGAGTTGAAATCTGCGGTTGTTTATAATGAGGGGGAAATGCCCAAAGATGTCATTAGGTTCAATTCCATTGTTACCATCCAAGCGGTTAATGGATGGTCAAAACAATTCCAATTGGTGATTCCATCACAGGGCGATTTCAAGAATAGTAAAATCTCAATTCTAACACCAATGGGGGCAGCCGTTATTGGCTATGCCAAAGGGGACGATATTGTTTGGGAGTTTAGGAATGGGGAACAAACCCTTAAAGTGGCAGATGTAAAGCAAGAACACAACACTATTAACTCTGATATTTTATTGTAA